The sequence below is a genomic window from Gossypium hirsutum isolate 1008001.06 chromosome A11, Gossypium_hirsutum_v2.1, whole genome shotgun sequence.
AACCTCCTAATCTCCATAAGCCCACGCTCAACTGCATACAGTACCAACtatcaatatattttaatcatgACATGACATTACTTCAAAATTTACCATACCTTATGTTACATGGATTTATGAGGTGTTGGATATGGATATGTGTCGTTCACAAGTTTTTGAACACAAATACTTTAGGGAAACTGAAGAAGTCCGGATAGTATAACGTGTATGTAGCCTATATTTTTGTCTAGTTTTCGGGAAAAAAAATGCAGGAGATTCATGAAGTCAATACTTTCTCAAAGTCAGTAAAGCTGAAATAGTggtgaaaaaaaaacagaagtaAACTACTGCTTATACCTACAGGCTGAGGTGACTCAAAGTCTAAGAAAGCAGGCCATCCAGGGGACTTGGATAATGTTCTCAATAGTTAAGCTTGCCATACAAAGAAAGAGAGATGTACAGAGAGCAAGTACCATCAACTGCATCCTGCGAAGTAATACATTGAGAGCTGCATTGGATCCATGACTGCAAACGTTCATCTGCAATATCAGCTTCCACTCCATGGTTCATTGCCCTCCTCCAGAAATATGTAAGCCAAGCCTGCACAAGCATAAGCCATAAGAACCTAGTAAACTAACACAAAAGGTCTACTTGAAACAAATAACTCGATCAAGCAGATTAATGGTAGAATTTCAGGCCTGCTTACATGAGCCTTTAAAATTTCACAACCTTGGTATTATTCCTCTTGTTATATGTATAAGATTCATCAACATCGTACTTGTTCTACActtttaaaatacaaaatgatACCTGTTATCTCACAATGTTTTTGATTTCTCTAAAGCACAAGTGTGCGATTCTTGAAACTAATCAGGTTCAAACTTACATGCAATGAACATAAGGTCCAAGAGAAAACAAAGACTAGTTTGGAGCCATAACGACATAATCATCTTTCTTAGATTAGCTTGGAGCCTTAAGACATGATCATTTTTATTGGTAGTAAAACGCAGGAACAAGGTAACACTGTACCTGCTTAAAACGCACGTCTTCAGACTCCTCTTGGCTCAATTCTGAAGGAAAAATATCATCAATTGGAGAAAATAGGATACAGGAATAAATGTACAACAAACTCTTACATTCACTAATGCATGCCTGATACTGACGTAAACATAAAAAAAGGttaattaacttaccaaataCCTCAAATTGACCCTCGGTAGGTAGTTTCACCTCCTCTGCAACCATGAAAATGGATAACAGTGTCAGGCGACCAATAGATCTTTTGGATCTTAAAAGCATGCCACTCATGTCCAGCTATTGCATTAACAATGAAGTGTCAATTTCTAAAGTTGTTATTACACGCAAACAGAACAGCAGAAAATACTCCAACTATCAATAGATGTCATGTTCAAAAAGGTAAGGAAAAACATACCAGTTTTTAGCATATTTTGGCGTCTCTGTTTAGCCATTGCAAATGCAACTGCATCCTCTACCTTCAGAaatgataaattatttaaaagaactaattaaaagggaaaatattCTGTAAATATATAAACAAACTGATCATTATGGGAGGAAGCCATAAAGAAGGATAGAATGCGATCATATTACATCATAATTCTGTGATAATAAGTGAGAAAAAAGATGGAACCATAACTGCAAACACAAGGATATGgggtaaagaaaaaaaaacctttaacaaAGCCAGTTCCCTTAGACCTTTCTCTACTAAAAGCATGCTTTCAACATTTCTCTCTCCAGATAGTTCATTAGTGTGTTGCAGGACTTTTCCTCTTTCTTCTAGATCATCCCCGGCTGTTCAGTATGGAGATAAAGGGGAAAAAAGGAGACATTTAGTTCTCTCCGCAGAGAGAGTAAAAACTGAATGTGAGACTCTAAGAAGCAAGGAAAAAAGGAGGAAAAGATCATCTAAAGATTGACTTTCAGATCCTACCAAAAGTCAGATGGAATATTTGGGGAGCTGGATGAAGTAAAAAAGCATATAAAATGAAATCTTACTTGAAATATCCTCCTCTCTGGCTCTTTGTCCGGCAGCTAATACTATTTCAACAGGAAGAGGTGCAAATGATGACCAATATTCATGTTTCACCCCGGCTATATCGGCCTGAATACCTGCAAAAAGTGATGTCCTCAAGAAATCTAAGCAGGCTCCATGCAAAATGTAAGAGACATAATTATAGTGTAGCACATTAATGAGACAGACTACAATTACAACTTCAATTACTCCTGGGATCACTTGACCATTATAACGATTTGCagcattttaactttttaaagatTGATTATATGTAAGCAGCTGTCTATCCGATACAGCAGCATCAACTCAAAAACAATCAGGAACTTCATGTATTGAAAGATCAACACTTTACCATGATCCACACATAAACTCCAATAACGAGCAAGCCAGCATCTCTTTAAAACAACCTCTTCCTAAGATGAAAACTGCAGATTACGTAACTATGACATAAAGGAGTAAATTGGCAGGATGATGTCTACAAGATTAGAAATAAAGCCAACCATCTCTTCCTCAGTCAACATCATCCTTTGAGTTACTGTTTGCAGTGCTTTGATTTCAAACTCCGCTTCACCGAGCTTCTCTAGGACAGAATTTGTTTCATCTCTAGCAATCTAGGCCACAAGTTAAGAAGGGAGAGACTTATTTTAAGCATGGTTTCCCTTTGTAAGAAAGGAAAAattcaaaagaacaaaaaaaaaaaaaaaaaaacagaacataCAACATAAAACTTCAAGATACCTCAGCTTCTGTCTGGAGAGCAGCAATCTGTTCAAGTGTAGCCTGAGCTTGTGCTCCACCTCTTGAAGCAGCCTGCAAGAAGGACCATGTCACATGCTACTCAGCTGCAGTTCATAAACCATTTCCTGACTAACATGTAAAAGTAAAGAATAAAATCAGCACAATGGTTTTCGTGAAAAGAGGTCAGTTATAAGCAATAAAGCATGAGTAGCTAGGTCTACAAAACCAGTGAAACTTTTTAAGATGTTCAGAGTGAATAAAGCAAGATTCCGCTACCAAATCCACAGATCTAAAAGCACACCAACTTCTTTGCTAAGCCCCTCTATTGACTTTGAGATGGCATTTATTTTTGCATATTAGATTCACATTTATTTATGCTCATGTACATGACCGCTTTATATATTAACTCAGTAAGCACATACTTAAAGGAAAGTCTTCTATGGCTCATGGTTATTATGTAATTTTCCATGCATAATGAGACTGGTAACACATGCAGCAGTTCGAGCTAAGAAAATAGTGGCACTCATTAGAAGAACAAACCTCCCTCTCCTGCTGGGCTGCCTCCTTcctgaagagaaaaagaaatagcAAGTAAGAAAAacggaaaaataaattaaaatataaaattaaatacatgTAAGCCGTGAAGCTTGCCTGCTTAAAAGACGTGCTTCTAGAGTTGCACCTTCTCCAAGATCAGCAATCTATATTGGaatatgttatgaataaattaaaaCTTATTCATACATTTGGTGGCCAGAGCTACTTAAAAGTTCATTCACGTATCACTTGTCTAGTTGCCTTTGAACTGTAAAACGTTCACCTGTTTCTCAAGCAGCTGAACTCTCGCTTCTGCTTCCTCAAACCTCTCCTCTGCAAGGTGAAGCTGGGAAGGCAAATATCATGATAGAGCACCAAAACAAACAGCATATgactattattaaaattttccacAGGCCAAAGTGGCTGTTTGGCTAACCTAGAGTAGAGAAATCAAAGTTTTTGGGAGAAAATGGTGCTGCAACAGCAATATCCAAATGCCAGTAAACAAATAGATTATGCCAGTTATTTGAAGATAACTGCTGCAACAACTTAGGATAATGGACTGGTGCTTGAAGATGACGGGGAGCAAAATTGATATGCATGAGTGcaatataaattttcaaataaaacttAAGGCCTCATTACATTCAACATTAGAAAAAGTTACAtgataaagaagaaaaagagttaTTGGAATCACCTTTTCAAGTAAACTTTCATTTTCATCCTGTAGCATATCAAGCTGCCATGAAATCCACACCATATGATTAAAAAAACATTCTTGCAAAGCTTTTCATTGTTTGATTATATAGACTAAAATTTGAAGTGTTCagatttgaaaatttatatttatcaagATTTTTGAAAAAGAAGACATGGTTATGTATACATCAGGTTTCAAATAATTTACTAGAAatgaaaaatcaaagcaaaactGCAATTGGATGCTAGAAAGGAACATATATATAGCTTAACTAATTATTGTACCTCATCTTGTAGAGCGGAAGCAGACTGCTGCCTTTCCCTAGCTTTCACGCCACCCATACTCGCAAAATCTGAATTCAATCTGCTTAAACAGTAAATCTTAGAACACTATATAAAACAGAGTAAGAACCTACAGGCATGATGGTAAAAGGCTTATGAACTTCCAGGAGAAGGCATTATGCATTCTTAAAAGCTGGAAGAGCAGCGACAAAGCCTTTGTCATTGAAGAGAATGAGAATCTGAACTCCtcacttgtatatatataaatcatctTGTAACTACATTATATACGACCTTTCTTAAGGTTGTTGTGTTTGTCATATATCTAAAACTTAATATGCTAAGTTAAAAGGGAAAATTCACACGATGTCTGAATGTGACAAAAAAAGGTCTCTTAGGGATTATGATATGGATGATAACTTCAAGCTGAAATCAAAACAGTTTAGAGCTATAAAAATACCGTTTTTCTCTGCGACTATCAGCTGAAACCTCAGGTGTAGTACCAGATGAGGTCGGCTTAGGTACCGCCTGAGCTGTCATGATTCTCAACTGTTGGCGACCTGGACCTGTAGAACAAGGAGATACAGGTTGTTCTAATGAAGATGGCTGGACAACACTTGAAGCCTGTCTAGTATGAAGTTGTTCTACAGAACTCTGCTGAGATAATCGTCCAGCTGAAGGTGACATGGATTGCTCCACAGAGTTAATGGAGTGAGCTGATACTGGTTGCTCCTTATTGTTGACAGATAGAGAGGTATGACTGCCTGGTGTTGAACGTGTAGATGACGACTGATCTTGATGTATGCGAACTgactaaaagaaaatttatagttACAAGTAAGAATTACATTAATCTGTAATATACCATTAAACAGACAATAAACGTTGTTTATAGACAAATTACCAAGGGAGAAGATGAAGGTCTTGCTCTTCCACCAAGTCCAATGGTTGCTTTGCCACTCACTGCACTGTTAGCAAGCTCATCCTCATCATTATCCTCATCACTTGGTTGCTGTGGTACCTGTTGCACAGGCCTTTGAGCCATGGTTTTGACCTGTGTTTTCAAATGGAAGTCTATATAAGAATTCATTTCTCGGTAGCATAAAACTCCAGAGCATTCAAAACCGTAAAATATTTTCCTTGCACTCACATCATAAGTCAAGCTTCTTCTCTCACATTAGCGTTACAAACTAAGAAATTAGCTAAAACAAATTCATAACAAGAAATCACAAAATTACCATAGCAGGGCGTGGCTGCATTGCCCTACCATGAGCAAGACCAATGCTGGGTCTGCCACTAACTAAAACCTCTTCCTCATCACTTTCCTTGTCAGATGTTTGCTGTGTAACAGCTGGTGGCATCCGCTTCTGAGCTATACTTTTAGTCTGCAAAGTTATACACTCAAAGTCAACTGAAAACATATTTGTTGGTAGCAGCAAGCTTTTGCTTGTGGTATGTAAGTAGCAAGCTTATAAAAACACAGCACCTTCATATCTCCAAAAGTTAAATTGACaaaatgataaatctaaaatttaagtttaaaactC
It includes:
- the LOC107941991 gene encoding coiled-coil domain-containing protein SCD2 isoform X1, encoding MDRRRLAGERRQSVPATPGAPSSPLQRHTRSGSSYGSTGNPRKAQTKAAAQRLAAVMAHQQNDDDGDDYDQLDHSSVSSTGSIGFSGARPTRPLSPLTKNVAQRRVPQAMTPQADDHNDEDDLIVSGRPSIGLGGARQMQARTPVIKTIPQRRPSPVMKRQPSDDDNDDDVPVSNKASTGVAPARSIRSPSPAKKKSLAQTRAPPPPDDDDENEEDDLLVSGTTRIGLGGRAVRPRSPATKSIAQKRMPPAVTQQTSDKESDEEEVLVSGRPSIGLAHGRAMQPRPAMVKTMAQRPVQQVPQQPSDEDNDEDELANSAVSGKATIGLGGRARPSSSPLSVRIHQDQSSSTRSTPGSHTSLSVNNKEQPVSAHSINSVEQSMSPSAGRLSQQSSVEQLHTRQASSVVQPSSLEQPVSPCSTGPGRQQLRIMTAQAVPKPTSSGTTPEVSADSRREKRLNSDFASMGGVKARERQQSASALQDELDMLQDENESLLEKLHLAEERFEEAEARVQLLEKQIADLGEGATLEARLLSRKEAAQQEREAASRGGAQAQATLEQIAALQTEAEIARDETNSVLEKLGEAEFEIKALQTVTQRMMLTEEEMEEVVLKRCWLARYWSLCVDHGIQADIAGVKHEYWSSFAPLPVEIVLAAGQRAREEDISTGDDLEERGKVLQHTNELSGERNVESMLLVEKGLRELALLKVEDAVAFAMAKQRRQNMLKTEEVKLPTEGQFEVFELSQEESEDVRFKQAWLTYFWRRAMNHGVEADIADERLQSWIQCSSQCITSQDAVDVERGLMEIRRLGLESQLWKTSRRGLELGATARLHIETGF
- the LOC107941991 gene encoding coiled-coil domain-containing protein SCD2 isoform X2, with product MDRRRLAGERRQSVPATPGAPSSPLQRHTRSGSSYGSTGNPRKAQTKAAAQRLAAVMAHQQNDDDGDDYDQLDHSSVSSTGSIGFSGARPTRPLSPLTKNVAQRRVPQAMTPQADDHNDEDDLIVSGRPSIGLGGARQMQARTPVIKTIPQRRPSPVMKRQPSDDDNDDDVPVSNKASTGVAPARSIRSPSPAKKSLAQTRAPPPPDDDDENEEDDLLVSGTTRIGLGGRAVRPRSPATKSIAQKRMPPAVTQQTSDKESDEEEVLVSGRPSIGLAHGRAMQPRPAMVKTMAQRPVQQVPQQPSDEDNDEDELANSAVSGKATIGLGGRARPSSSPLSVRIHQDQSSSTRSTPGSHTSLSVNNKEQPVSAHSINSVEQSMSPSAGRLSQQSSVEQLHTRQASSVVQPSSLEQPVSPCSTGPGRQQLRIMTAQAVPKPTSSGTTPEVSADSRREKRLNSDFASMGGVKARERQQSASALQDELDMLQDENESLLEKLHLAEERFEEAEARVQLLEKQIADLGEGATLEARLLSRKEAAQQEREAASRGGAQAQATLEQIAALQTEAEIARDETNSVLEKLGEAEFEIKALQTVTQRMMLTEEEMEEVVLKRCWLARYWSLCVDHGIQADIAGVKHEYWSSFAPLPVEIVLAAGQRAREEDISTGDDLEERGKVLQHTNELSGERNVESMLLVEKGLRELALLKVEDAVAFAMAKQRRQNMLKTEEVKLPTEGQFEVFELSQEESEDVRFKQAWLTYFWRRAMNHGVEADIADERLQSWIQCSSQCITSQDAVDVERGLMEIRRLGLESQLWKTSRRGLELGATARLHIETGF